The Deltaproteobacteria bacterium genome has a segment encoding these proteins:
- a CDS encoding PAS domain S-box protein, whose amino-acid sequence MQAYPKDALRARLLAMMVLRVVLALSFLGVTAWFQVRGASLALLNFYPLYGVAAAVGLLTIFYALLLGRVRNLKLFTYAQVTIDIALATVIVYITGGTESYLHALYPLIVIGAAILLGKRAGFYAASVSSIAYGVLIDLDFYGMLPAEYKLVSPAFAPPWKYVFVTVSTNILAFFTVAYLTGYLAERAARVERELEEKEIDYEKLEALNRQIIENITSGIMTLDDRMRITSFNREAESVTGYTLRDVYYKDVEEIFPGMIRKGLMAPQGGRRVEERFRKKTGEEIYLGFSISQGQGGEVGRIIIFQDLTRLKKMEEALRRDERMKALGEVSVGIAHEIRNPLASISGSIQLLRAESAEGENRRLMDIILSETDRLNSLITDYLLFARPAREAERELVDLSAVIDETVRLIRNCPEASNIRIESRVGERFNIMGDHRQLGQVFWNLFLNALHAMEGGGTLMVTARRWPEGGLKDDTGMGFVEVTVSDTGKGIRPEDAGKIFDPFFSTKERGTGLGLAIVHRIIESHNGTIEVSNADGRGAVFRILLPVESEGIRV is encoded by the coding sequence ATGCAGGCTTACCCGAAGGATGCTCTTAGGGCCAGGCTGCTGGCCATGATGGTCTTGAGGGTGGTGCTTGCGCTCTCATTCCTGGGCGTAACAGCCTGGTTCCAGGTGAGGGGAGCATCTCTTGCCCTCCTCAACTTCTATCCGCTCTACGGCGTTGCAGCGGCTGTGGGGCTCCTTACGATCTTCTACGCTCTCCTCCTGGGCAGGGTCAGGAATCTCAAGCTCTTCACCTACGCCCAGGTCACCATAGACATTGCCCTCGCCACCGTAATAGTCTACATAACCGGCGGCACCGAGAGCTACCTGCACGCGCTCTATCCGCTTATCGTGATAGGCGCGGCCATACTCCTCGGCAAACGCGCGGGTTTCTACGCGGCTTCGGTTTCAAGCATAGCCTACGGGGTCCTCATAGACCTCGATTTCTACGGGATGCTCCCCGCGGAGTACAAGCTCGTCTCCCCGGCCTTCGCGCCGCCCTGGAAGTACGTCTTCGTCACGGTCTCGACCAACATACTGGCGTTTTTCACGGTCGCCTATCTTACGGGCTATCTCGCCGAGAGGGCGGCCCGGGTGGAAAGGGAGCTCGAAGAGAAGGAGATCGACTACGAGAAGCTCGAGGCCCTGAACAGGCAGATAATCGAGAACATAACGAGCGGCATAATGACGCTCGACGACAGGATGAGGATTACCTCCTTTAACCGTGAGGCCGAGAGCGTCACAGGCTATACGCTCCGGGACGTCTATTACAAGGACGTCGAGGAGATATTCCCGGGCATGATAAGGAAAGGCCTCATGGCCCCGCAGGGCGGGAGGAGGGTGGAGGAAAGGTTCAGGAAAAAGACCGGGGAGGAGATATACCTGGGCTTCAGCATCTCGCAGGGGCAGGGCGGCGAGGTCGGGAGGATAATAATCTTCCAGGACTTGACGCGCCTTAAGAAGATGGAGGAGGCGCTCCGGAGGGACGAGCGCATGAAGGCCCTTGGCGAGGTCTCCGTAGGCATCGCCCACGAGATACGGAACCCGCTCGCCTCGATAAGCGGCTCCATACAGCTGTTGCGGGCAGAATCCGCCGAGGGAGAGAACAGGCGGCTCATGGACATAATACTCTCGGAGACGGACAGGCTGAATAGCCTCATAACCGACTACCTGCTTTTCGCCAGACCCGCAAGGGAGGCGGAAAGGGAGCTCGTCGACCTCTCGGCCGTGATCGACGAGACGGTGAGGCTCATAAGGAACTGCCCTGAGGCCTCGAACATACGGATAGAGTCGAGGGTCGGCGAGCGTTTTAACATCATGGGGGACCACAGGCAGCTCGGCCAGGTCTTCTGGAACCTATTCCTTAACGCCCTCCACGCAATGGAGGGCGGAGGAACGCTGATGGTGACAGCGAGGCGCTGGCCGGAAGGCGGGCTAAAGGACGACACCGGCATGGGCTTCGTCGAGGTCACGGTCTCGGACACCGGCAAAGGCATAAGGCCCGAGGACGCAGGGAAGATATTCGACCCGTTCTTCTCGACGAAGGAGAGGGGCACGGGGCTGGGCCTTGCCATAGTCCACAGGATAATCGAGAGCCATAACGGCACTATCGAGGTCTCGAACGCGGATGGCAGGGGCGCGGTCTTCAGGATACTCCTTCCGGTCGAGAGCGAAGGGATAAGGGTTTAG
- a CDS encoding type II secretion system F family protein: MPTFVYSGKTLAGEPRRGEIEAASVAQATASLRRQQIVPASIGPKKAKRSLSEIKIPGLGGGIKTKDIVIFSRQFATMIDAGLPLVQCLDILAGQQENQEFKKILLDVKSSVEGGSTFADALRKHPKVFDDLYVNLIAAGEVGGILDTILNRLSGFMEKSEKLKGKIKGAMTYPVAVIVIACLVVAGLLLWVVPIFDDMFADFGQALPAPTQLVVNMSNALKSSWYIIIGVLVGTIIGLNRLYKTTKGRRVMDQVFLKAPVIGDLIRKTAVARFTRTLGTMLSSGVPILESLEIVSKTAGNVIIEEAVVKARTSLSQGKTLAEPLSETKVFPGMVTQMIAVGESTGALDAMLSKIADFYEEEVDQAVEALTSLIEPMLMAFLGIVVGGLVIALYLPIFQIAGAAGG, translated from the coding sequence ATGCCTACTTTCGTCTATAGCGGAAAAACGCTCGCCGGGGAGCCGAGGAGGGGCGAGATAGAGGCCGCCAGTGTCGCGCAGGCGACGGCATCACTCAGGCGCCAGCAGATAGTGCCCGCCTCCATAGGGCCCAAAAAGGCCAAGCGCTCTCTCTCGGAGATAAAGATCCCGGGCCTCGGCGGAGGGATCAAGACGAAGGACATCGTCATATTCAGCAGGCAGTTCGCGACAATGATAGACGCGGGCCTGCCGCTGGTCCAGTGCCTCGACATCCTTGCCGGCCAGCAGGAGAACCAGGAGTTCAAGAAGATACTCCTTGACGTCAAGTCCTCGGTCGAGGGCGGTTCGACCTTCGCGGACGCCCTCAGGAAGCACCCCAAGGTCTTCGACGACCTGTACGTGAACCTCATTGCCGCCGGAGAAGTCGGCGGCATACTCGATACCATCCTCAACAGGCTCTCGGGTTTCATGGAGAAATCCGAAAAGCTCAAGGGCAAGATAAAAGGCGCAATGACCTATCCGGTCGCCGTCATAGTCATCGCCTGCCTCGTCGTCGCCGGCCTCCTCCTCTGGGTCGTCCCCATATTCGACGACATGTTCGCCGACTTCGGCCAGGCATTGCCCGCGCCGACGCAGCTGGTCGTCAACATGAGTAACGCGCTGAAGAGCTCGTGGTATATCATCATCGGCGTCCTGGTGGGGACTATCATAGGGCTCAACAGGCTATATAAGACCACCAAGGGGCGTAGGGTCATGGACCAGGTCTTCCTCAAGGCCCCCGTAATCGGTGATTTAATCAGGAAGACGGCCGTCGCGAGGTTCACAAGGACGCTCGGCACGATGCTTTCAAGCGGTGTGCCCATACTTGAAAGTCTCGAGATAGTCTCAAAGACGGCCGGAAACGTGATAATCGAGGAGGCGGTCGTAAAGGCCAGGACGAGCTTGAGCCAGGGCAAAACGCTTGCCGAGCCCCTTTCCGAGACGAAGGTCTTCCCGGGCATGGTCACGCAGATGATAGCGGTCGGAGAGTCGACCGGCGCGCTTGACGCCATGCTCTCCAAGATCGCTGATTTTTACGAGGAAGAGGTGGACCAGGCGGTCGAGGCCCTTACCTCGCTAATAGAGCCTATGCTCATGGCCTTCCTCGGTATAGTCGTAGGCGGCCTTGTTATAGCCCTTTACCTGCCGATATTCCAGATAGCAGGCGCTGCAGGAGGCTAG